Part of the Ruania alba genome is shown below.
TGGTGATGGACGGCTACCGCCCAGACCGGTTCGACGTGATCGGCGCCCTGGTGTGCCTGGTGGGGGTCGCCGTCATCATGTACGCACCGAGACCGGAGTAGGCACAGTCCAGGACTCTCCCGAACCCGAACACCGGTTCCCGGGGCGACGACGACGGCACCCCACTGCCGCCGTCACTCTGAAGGCGCAGGCGCCACCTGCGGGGGCCATCAACTCCTTCTATGGGGTCATCTCCAACACCGCCTGCACGGTGGATCCATCGGTCTCGGCGAGGTCGATTCCGAGTGTGATCGGTTGCATGCTCTCGACCCGGATGCGGTCGTCGGTGTCGATCACGCGTTGGGCGGCCCTGGGGAGCCTCAACTGGATCGTGCTCTCGCCGGTCCGCACTCGCCGCAAGCGCACGGCGTCTGCGACGACGAAGGTCCGGTCCGCACCGGAGGCCTCGGCGTCGTTGACCACGAGCTCGACGTACTCCGCACCGTCGCCGGTGAACGCCAGTTCGCTGATGCCGGTGACCCAGGCACCACCCGTTGCCTGCTGATCGATCGAGAAGGTGGTGACCTGGCCGCCGTGGTGCACCCGGTAGGACGCGGCGGCTGAGCGCTTGTCGTCCCCTTCGGGTAGCCACACCTCGACGGTGTATGACCCGGGGTCGAGGGAGCCGGGGTTCCAACGGGCCACCGGAGCGTCCTGGCCGGGCTCGGCGAAGGCGTAATCGCGCCCGTGGTAGCCGGACAGGTGCCTTGATGTTCTCCAGGACGCTCGCGGCTCGAGCTCCGCGACGCTGTTGTCGATGGTGATCGCTCCATGGGTCGGATCGGCCACCGCGACGGTGATCTGCGAACCGTCCTGCACGATCAGCACCGAGGCCGATCCGGTGCACGTCACCCCGTTGACGGCGGGCGCACCGGAATGCCAGAAGTTCGCGCCCAAGGTGCCACCTCGCCGGACCGCCTGAATGTCCGCCGTGTTGGCGATCACCTCCAGATCGGGTCTGCGGGCGTACCGGCGCACGGTGTCGGCGTCGGCGCCGGGGAGGAGGGTGTAAGCGTAGGTCGCATCGCTCGGATCGGTGCCGTGATCGAACCATAACGTCAGATACTCGTCAGTGATCGGGGTGTCGTCGACGTAGGACGAGTTCGTGTTGACGGCGGCCCAGGAGTCGATCCGGGACTCCCGTTTGGCGTGCACGGCGCTGGCGTCGGTGAAGACGTATCCGATCCCGGAGGTGGCCGTCGAGCCGGTCAGGTGTGCCCAGCTCGGGTTGTCGACCACTGTCTCCCAGTCGTCAGTGCCCTGGTCGGCGCCGTCGAGCACGAAGCGTTGTCCGGCTTCGACCAGGCGGCGGTTCTCCGCGATCGACTCGACCACTTGTCCCGACGAGGAGGTGATCCCGGCGCCGAGCACCGCGATCTGGTCGTCGAACATGAACCAGGACTTCATCCCGGTGGGTGCGCTCTGCCAGTCCGACTCGGAGAACGTACGGAACTCCATGCCGGACACCCCGAGGGTCCCGATCGACACGCCCCCGACCCGGCTCTTGTCGCTGAGGTGGTTCGATCCGGAGCCCGGCGCAAGTTCCCCGACCGGGACGGTCGTTCCCGGCAGTCGCGTGTGATCGACCGTGGCCCAGAATCCCTCGTCGTAGTGGGCGAGGTCATCGTTGTAGAGGTACTGCATGCCGCTGCCGGTGTGCCACCCGCGGAGGTTCTCGTCATTGATCGACTCGTAGGTGTAGATCCGCGACGACGACATGGCCAAGGCGAAGGTGAAACCGGGCCGGCGGTGCACCACCCGGTCCATGTTGGGGTACTGCTTGTTCCGCATCACCGGAGCTTCGGGCCTGATCGTCGAATCATCGGCGATCCGGACGGCCTCCGTGATCGAGCTCAGCTCCGTAGTGTCGAACAGGTTCCCCACGTGGTCCTCGGCGATGGCGTGTCGCACTACGCCACGCAGGTGCTCTGCCCGCTCCGGGTCGGCGCTGTGGGCCAGCCACATCAGCGACAGCAAGGCGGTCTGCCCCGCGTCGTGGTCGGAGCTGCTCCGCCGGGAGATGGAGCGGCCACGCACTGCGCTCATGAACGCGCCCAGGTGCAACCATGGCTCGAATCCGTCCTCGACCCACCACAGAAGGTTGGCCAGGCCCTCCCCGCGCAACGCCCAGGGTGAGTCGGCCAGCAGGAACAGCAGACGCGACATCGACTTCAGCATGGCCCGGCCGTAGCCGCCCGTGTACGGATGGTGACGATGCTGAATGAAGGAACCGTCGGTGTAGAAGCCGTCACCGGCGGTGACGATCTCCAGCGCGCCCGGGACGGCGTCCCGCGCCATGGTCAGCTTCGTGCTGTCCTCGACGAGCGCGGCCCGGGTGGCGATGATCTGGCACTGCCAGATCAGGTTCGCACCGGTCATCGTGGGTTCGGGGACCATGAAATCCACCACGCCCATGTACTTGCCGAGACGCTCGGCGTCGAGCTGGTCGAGAATCAGCAGCACCGCCGGGGTCAACGCCAGCGGTGCACCGATCTCCCAGTTGTACCAATTGCCGGGCCGGGGCCGTACGAAGGATTCGTTGTACTTGTGCTCGTACATCCAGTCCAGGCCGTCGACGATCGCCTCGAGCAGCTCGGGGTCACCCTGGCGGGCGGCTCCACGGGTCGCGTACGCGAGCGCCAGCTGCCGGAGCCGTTCATAGGTCTGCCGCAAGTGGATGGACTGTCTCCGGGGCGTCCCGGTGAAGTCGCGGTCGGACCACAGGAACGTGCGACCCGCCGACCGGTCCATGCTGGGGAGGTGTCGCTCGACGGCTCGGTCGAGCCGGTCCAGCACCACGCGGACCTCCGGCAGCTCCGGGTCGAGTTCGTCCCCGCCGGTGAGCATGTCCCGCCAGCGCGAACGCACACCCGCGAAATCCTCCGGTGTCTCGGCCGCGGCCGGCACAGTGGTGTTGCCGGCGATCCAGATGCCTGATGCCGCCGCGCCGCTGAGTTGAAGCAGACGTCGCCGCGAGAACGGAACGTCGACGGGGTGACTCGAGTGATCCTGCGTTCGTCGTGGCCGCATTGCCACACCTCCATGGTGGGTAGGTTTCTCTGGAACTTATTGCTTGACGGCCCCAGCGACGGCTTCGACGAAGTGCCGCTGCAGCACGATGAAGACGATCACCAGCGGGGCCAGGGAGATGACCGCGGCGGCCGCCATACCGGTGTGATCGGTGTAGTTCTGGCTCACGAAGCCGACCATCCCGACCGCCAGGGGTCGCAGGTCCGGCTGGCTCAGCGTGAAGACCAGGGGGAGCAGGAACGCATTCCAGGCGGTCAGGAACTGCAGTAGCGCCACGGTGGCGGTGACCGGCCTGCACAGCGGCAGGATGATCTGGAAGAACGTCCGGATCGGTCCGGCTCCGTCGATCGTGGCCGATTCCTCCAGCTCCCTGGGCAGAGACCGGAAGTACGCGGCGTACAGCAGCAGGGCCGGCACGTGCCCGCCCGCGCCGAGCCCGAGGATCATCCCCAGGTGCGTGTTGAGCAGCCCGAGCGAGTCGGTGATCTGGGTGATCGAGATGATCGTGTACCCCTCGGGCAGGAAGAACGTGGCGATCAGGACGCCGATGATCACCTTCCGGCCCATGAAGCTGAACCGACCGAGCACGTAGCCGGCGAGCGCACTGCGGATCACGACCAGCGCCACCGACCCGACGGTCACGATGATCGAGTTGATCATGTAGACGGAGAAACCGCCGTCGGTCCAGGCCCGGACGTAGTTCTCCCATTGGGGTGCATCCGGCATCAGGTTCAGGCCCTTGCCGAACAGCTCGAGCGGGGTCTTCAACGACGCCGAGAGCAGCCAGCCGAACGGGTACACCCAGAAGAAGCACAGCACCGCCAGCCCCGCGGTGATGAGCCACGCGGTGAGGTCTCGGCGGCTGAACCGCCGCCGGGTGCGTCCAGGAGGTCGGGACGCCTTGACGGGCGCCGCTACCGGGCGCGAGACGGAGGGGGCGCTCATCAGCTGGCCAGCTTTCGTCGTGCGGCACGGGCACCCACGGCCTGGAGCACCGCGATGACGGCCGTGGTGAGGCCGAACAGCACTGCGGCTGCGGACGCGTACCCGAGCTGCGGCACAGTCGCCTCGAAGGCCGTCCGATAGATGAAGATCTCGATCACTTCGCTGGAAAAGGTCGGTCCGCCGCCGGTCATGGTGAGCATCAGGTCGAACACGTTGAACGCGGCCACCGCGTCGATCAGGGTGATGATGATGAGGAAGGGCACCAGCATCGGGATGGTGATGTGCCGGAACTCCTGCCACGCGTTCGCGCCGTCGAGGCGTGCTGCCTCGTACAGCTCCTCGGGGATCGTCTGGAGCGCGGCGAGCCAGTAGATCATCGTGATGCCGACCCATTTCCACACCCAGACGCCGATCCCGGCGTACAGGGAGGTGCTGGGGTTCCCGAGGAAGTCGACGGGCCGGTCGAAGATCCCCACACCAGTCAGGAAGAGGTTGACGGGTCCGGTCGCGTCCAGCACCAGGGTGTAGACCATGCCGATGATGGCCCCCGTGGTGACCACGGGCAGGAAGAAGAGGGTACGGAAGCCGGTGCGGAACTTGATGGTCTTCTTGTTCAGCAGGTAGGCGAGCAGCAGGCCGAGGCCGACGCGCAGCGGGACCCCGATCAGCAGGAAGATGAAGCTGTTCACGAAGGCGTTCCAGAACAGGGAGTCGGCGACGAGCCGTTCGTAGTTCGCCAGGCCGATGAACGTCCCGCGCAACGCGAACCCGGGCCAGTCCAGGAACGAATACCACCAGCTCGCGACGAGCGGATATACCGTGTAAAGCCCGTAGCCGACGATGGTGGGCAGCAGGAAGAGGTAGATCCACCAGTCCCGCCGCACCCGGCGCCAGCGGCCGCCGCGTCCCTCGCTGCCCCGGGGTGGGGCAGCGATCGCCGCGGGGCCGGCGTCAGGCGTAGTCATCTGCGGTGAAGTCGTTCGCCGGCGCCCAGTTGGAGAAGACCCAGTCCTCCACGCTGACCTCCTCGCCCGCGGAGGTGGCGGCCTCGATCGCCCGGTCACGCTCGGCGCTGATGGCTGAGGTGTACTCGGTCAACGCACCGCGCCAGTCGTCGATGGTGCCGGTCAGTGCGCCCTGCAGGATCTCACCCGGGTTGGGGTTGATGCCCTGCATCTGGCTGACAACCTGGACCGCAGCGGGATTGCGCGCTTCCGGAGCGGGAGCGTATCGGCCTTCCTCGAGCAGGTTCTGCAGGTTCCTCCGGTACGGCTCCAGGACATCCGCGGCCTCGATGGCTGTCTCGTCGACGGGCGGTGCCGCCATCGCGTTCACCATCGCCACGAAGGTGTCCTCAGACGCGAAGGCGGCGATCGCCGTCGCCGCATCGCCCGGGCGCTGGGACGCGCTGGAGATCCAGAACTCGCCTGCCGGTGGCGGGAAGTGCACCGCCGACGGCGCACCGTCGGGTCCGGGCATCCGCCAGCAGTCGAATCCCTGCTCCAGCAGCTCGGGGTAGTTCTTCGTGACAGTGCCGGGCACCCACGGGCCGTGCCAGTGGATGTGCGCCTCACCGGCTGCCCAGCGCTGAGCGGCGTCCTCGGGACCCATCGAGCCGAGCGAGGGATGGAAGACCCCGTCGCTGTGCAGCGCGAGCAGGAACTCCATCGCATCGATGAACGGTTGCGAGTCGAAGACGTACTCGCCGGTCGAATAGTCGACCCCGCCGACATGGGTCGCGCCGGCGGCCGAGGCGAGCTCATGGAGTTTGAGGTTCAAATAGTTGGGGCCCTGGCCCGCGAAGGCGATCGCGTACATATCGTCCCGGGTGATGTCCCGAGCGATCCTGCGGAAGCCGTCCCAGCTGCGGGCATCGTCCGGATCGACGTCCACCGGCAGCCGGTCGGTGACCACCCACGGTGTCTGTTCGTGCGATCGGCCGTCGTCGAGGGGGAACGAGTACACCTTGCCGTCGAAGACGTGGATCCCCTCGACCAAGCGGTCCGCCACAGCGGTTCCAGCGAGGTCGACGTGGTCGCTGAGCGGCTGGAACCAGCCTTCCTGGACCAGCACGCTCACGGGACCCAGATTGGGGTGCGCGGTGTGCACATCCGGCATCTGATCGCTGCGACGCCCCAGCTGGAGAGCGGTGACGAGCTCGCTCGCCGGGTACTCCTCGCGTTCGACGGCGAGTCCTGGGTTCTCCTCCATCGCGCGCTCGAGCGTCGGCGTGATCCACAGACCACTCTTGTGGTCCCACCAGGTGATGGCGCCGGAATCCCCGTCGGTACCGGATGGCGGCGCGTCCGGGTCGCCGGACCCGGTACAGGAGGAGAGCAGCGGAGCACCGACCGTGGCGCCGCCCAGGGCCAGCAGCTGTCGCCTGCTCAACCCACGTGATCGTGTCTTGCCCATGTCACAAACTCCTCTGTTCGGTGCGGGCTCCTGCGTAGATGGGTGCGCGGGCGGAAGGCAGTCCCACCAGCGAGGTATCGGGTTCGGTGTAGAAGTGCTGGAGCGCCAGGGACGCGGTCCCGACCAGCACGGCATCGGTGCCGAAGGAGGACGGCACGATGCGGCTGCGGCGCTTCTCGTGCGGCAGCGGGCTGCGCTGGTGGCGCTCCTGGGAGACCACCGGCTCGATCAGGTCCCAGCCCGCGATGAGGCTGGGGCCCGAGACGACGATCAGTTCCGGGTCGACGACGGCGGTGACGAGGGCGAGTGCGTACCCGATGTGCCTCGATCTCGCCTCGACGAGTGCGACGGCGTCGGCGTCGCCTTGCCGGGCGGCCTGGTAGAGACGATCGATCGTGGTCAGATCGTCAGGGTGCGCCCCGTCGCCGAGGACCGCGCGTGCATCCACCGCGAACGCCGAGTCCCGGATCTGCGCCTGCAGACATCCTTCTCGCCCGCACAGCCGGCACTCCCTCTCGATACCGGGGACCACGAAGTGACCGAGCTGGCCTTCGCGATGGTCGAAGCCGGTGATGACGCGCCCGTCGATCGAGATGGCAGCGCCGATACCGTCCGAGACGTCGATGGTCGCGACGCTGCGCACACCGACCCCGGCGCCGAGCCACGCTTCCGCAGTCACCAACCCGTGCTGCATGCGATCGATCGCGATCGGAACACCGAGCTCGCGGTGGAGGATGTCGGACGCCGGGACGTCGTGCCAGGTCGGGTGGGCGACGACCACATATCCCGCCTCGTCGACACCGCCGAGCACGCTTGCGCCGACGCGGATCATGCGCTCCGCCACACCCGATCGCTCGGCGAGCTGGCGCAGCTCGGCGGCGAGTGCCACGAGCGTCCGCTCGGCCTGGTCCGGTTCCGACACCGCGACCCGGTGCTGTGCGACGAGGCGGCCCCGGGCATCGTGCACCCCGAGGTGCGCCTTCTCGCCGGCGATGTAGATGCTGCCGACGTACACACGGTCCGGGACGAGGTCGATGAGCGTCGTCGGCCGCCCCATCCGGGGCTCCTGCGATTCCTGTCGGGCCTCGATGACGTCGACCAGTCCGTACCGCATGCTCTCGTCGACGATGCGGCTGATCGTCGCTCCCGTCAGACCCGTGGCAGCGGCCAGGTCCTGACGCGTGCTCGGGCCGTGCACGAGAAGCGACCGGAGAATCAGGCTCCGGTTCCGGACACGCTGCCGTGATGCGTTGACTCCACCGTCTCGGTACATACTTACGTACAGTACGTAAGATAGTCTGAGCTTGTCAACGAACGAGAGGGAGAGATCCGTGGGACGACCGAACGTGGTGCTCATTTGTGTCGACCAGTGGCGCGGGGACTGTTTCTCCGGAACCGGGCACCCCGTGGTGACGACTCCCTACCTGGACGCGTGGATGCAGACCGGCACCCGTTTCGCGCGGGCGTACTCGGCCACACCCACCTGCATCCCCGCGCGCGCGTCGCTGATGACCGGTCTCGGCCAGGAGCGCCACGGCCGGGTCGGGTACGAGGACGGCGTGCCGTGGGACTACCAGGACACCCTGCCGGCCACCTTCGCCGGCGCCGGGTACCAGACCCAGGCCGTCGGCAAGATGCACGTCTTCCCGGAGCGGGAGACGCTCGGGTTCGACGACGTGGATCTGCACGACGGGTATCTGCACTTCGTCCGCCGGCGGTACGGCGACATGGCCGATGCGGACGACTACCTGCCCTGGCTGCAGCAGCGGCTCGGATACCCGGCGGACGACTTCGAGCACGGCCTGCACTGCAACTCCGTCGTGGCCCGCCCGTGGGACAAGCCCGAGTCCACGCACCCGACGAACTGGGTCACGCAGCGTTCCATCGAGTTCCTGCGCGAACGTGATCCCGACCGGCCGTTCTTCCTGCTTGCCTCCTATCATCGGCCGCACCCGCCGTACGACCCGCCGGCATGGGCGTTCGAGCAGTATCTCCATCAGGAGATGCCGGCCCCTCCGGTCGGCGACTGGACCGACCTGTGGGCCGAGCACGCCGATGCGAGGTCGCCGATCTCACCGGTCGCCGAGTACGACCCCCGAACGCTCCAGCGCGCCCGCGCCGGCTACTACGGCCACATGTCCCACATCGATCAGCAGCTCAACCGGCTCTTCCACGAGCTGTCCGCCACCGGCGCCGACAACACCATCGTCTGCTTCGTGTCCGATCACGGTGAGCAGATGGGCGATCATCACCTCTACCAGAAGACCCTTCCTTATGAGGGGTCCGCTCGTGTGCCGTTCATCATCAGCGGCCCCGGCATCCCAGCTGGTGTGGTGGACGACGACGTCGTGGAACTGCGCGACGTCATGCCCACCCTGCTCAGCGCGGCGGGGGTACCCGTCCCCGACGATCTCGACGGCCGCGACGCACTCACCCTGGTCGACGCCGGGAGCCAGGATGACGCGCCGCCGTGGCGCGAGTATCTGCACGGCGAGCACACCAAGTTCGGCCAGGGGATCCACTACCTGACCGACGGCCGGCAGAAGTACATCTGGTGTAGTGGCACCGGCCGTGAGCAACTGTTCGACCTGGTCTCCGATCCCACCGAGCTGCACGACCTCGCCCCCGGCCGGCCCGACCATCCCGACCTCCGACGGTGGCGGGATCGCATGGTGGCCAGCCTTTCGGGGCGCCCCGAGGGCTTCGTCCGCGACGGCAGCCTGATCGCCGGCCGCCCCGTCGTGGACGTCCTGCCGTTCCTGCGAGAGCGGACCAGCGCGACGGTGCATGGCACGATCGTCGGGTGAGCACCGATCCTGCCTTCGAGCAGCGCCTGCGTGACCTGCGCCTGCTGCGCCGCGTGCGGGACCGCATCGATCGTGACTACGCCCAACCGCTGGACGTTCCCGCCCTGGCTGCCGGCGTGCACATGTCGGCGGGGCATCTGAGCCGCGAGTTCAGAAGGACCTTCGGGGAGTCCCCGTACTCCTACCTGATGACCCGGCGGATCGAACGGGCCATGGCGCTGTTGCGGCGCGGGGACCTCTCTGTGACCGAGGTGTGCTTCGCCGTCGGGAGTTCCTCGTTGGGCACGTTCAGCACGAGGTTCACCGAGCTGGTGGGGATGCCGCCGAGCGAGTACCGCCGCCGGGCGTTCGAGCAGGAGGTGAACCTGCCCACGTGCATCGTGAAGCAGGTGGCACGACCGGTCAGGAATCGAGAAGCGTTCCGCTGAACGGGCGCCTAGTGTTCCAGCCATGGACACCATCACCATTCATTACGCCTTCCTCCCGCACACCGACGCCGAGGCAGCCCTCGGCTTCTACCGCGACACGCTCGGCTTCGAGGTCCGCCAGGACGTCGGCTTCGACGGGATGCGGTGGATCACGGTCGGCCCGCCGAACCAGCCGGAGACCTCGATCGTGCTCACCCCGCCGGCGGTGGACCCTGGTATCACCGACGACGAGCGCGCGACCATCCTCGAGCTGATCGCCAAGGGCAGCTTCGCCGCCCTCACGCTCGCCACCGACGACGTGGACGGGTTGTTCCAGAAGCTGCAAGCCAGCGGCGCGGACGTGCTGCAGGAGCCCACCGACCAACCCTACGGGGTGCGCGACTGCGCGTTTCGGGACCCGTCCGGCAACCTGCTGCGCATCAACCAGCGGGTATGAGCCAGCCGACTCGCCCCGAACCCCGCCCGGGGGCCCAGCGCAAGTCGGACACCGTGGCCACGCTGCGCACCCCGGCCCTGGACGGCTGGGTGGCCACGGCCTCGCCTGACGGCGTCCCGTACCTGGTGCCGTTGTCGATCGTCTGGGCGGATGAGCGGGTGATCATCGCCGTCGACGGCGGCTCCCGCACCGCCCGCAATCTGCTCGCCTCGCCGCGAGCCCGGGTGGGGATCGGCCCCACCCGGGACGTGGTGATGATGGAGGTGGTGGTGGACAGAGTCGTCGACGTGGGCACCGACGAGGAGCTGGCCCAGGTCTATGCCGCCCAGGCCGACTGGGATCCGCGTGGGGACGACGGATACGTGTATCTCGTGCTGCGCCCGGAACGCGTGCAGGCGTGGCGGGAGGTCACCGAGGCCGTGGGGCGCACGTTGATGCGGGACGGCGCCTGGCTCGTCTGAGGCCCGAATGTCCCCACCGTCAGGTAGACATGAGTCGGCCGCTCGTCGCGGCCACCCGACCCACTGAGGAGTACCGAGGAACCGATGGCCACCTCCGCTGAGCCGCACCCGGCCGACAGCCATGACCTGATCCGGGTGCAGGGCGCCCGGGTGAACAACCTCAAGGACGTCCACGTCGAGATCCCGAAACGCCGGCTGACCGTGTTCACGGGGGTGTCCGGGTCGGGGAAGAGCTCGCTGGTGTTCGGCACGATCGCCGCCGAGTCGCAGCGGATGATCAACGAGACCTACAGTGCGTTCCTGCAAGGTTTCATGCCCACGCTGAACCGGCCCGAGGTGGACCTGCTGGACGGTCTGACCACGGCGATCATCGTGGACCAGGAACGGATGGGGGCGAACCCGCGCTCCACCGTGGGCACCGCCACCGACGCGAATGCGATGTTGCGGATCCTGTTCTCCCGGTTGGGGGAGCCGCATATCGGGTCCGCGCAGGCGTTCAGCTTCAACGTGGCCTCGATCAGTGGTGCCGGTGCGGTGGAGATCGAGCGCGGGGGAGAGAAGATCCGCGAGCGCCGCGACTTCGCGATCCAGGGCGGGATGTGCGCCCGGTGCGAGGGTCGCGGCTCGGTGAGCGACTTCGACCTCAGCCAGCTCTACGACGAGACCAAGTCGTTGAACGAGGGCGCCCTGACCATCCCTGGGTACTCGATGGACGGCTGGTACGGGCGGATCTTCCGCGGATGCGGCTTCTTCGACCCGGACAAGCCGATCAAGGACTTCACCACGAAGGAGCGGGACGCCCTGCTGCACAAGCCACCGACGAAGATCAAGGTGGATGGGATCAACATCACCTACGAGGGCCTGATCCCGAAGATCCAGAAGTCCATGCTGAGCAAGGACGTGGAGGCGATGCAGCCGCACATCCGGGCATTCGTGGAGCGCACCATCGTGTTCCAGACCTGCCCGGACTGTGACGGCACCCGGCTGAACGAGACCGCGCGCTCGGCCCGGATCGACGGGGTGAACATCGCCGAGGCGTGCGCCATGCAGATCAGCGATCTGGCTGACTGGATCCGCACCCTCGACAAGCCCTCGGCGGCGCCGCTGCTCACGGGCATCGGGGAGACGCTGGACTCGTTCGTGGAGATCGGGCTGGGCTATCTGTCGCTGGACCGCCCGGCCGGCACGCTCTCCGGTGGTGAGGCGCAGCGCACCAAGATGATCCGGCACCTCGGCTCCTCGCTGACTGACGTCACCTACGTCTTCGACGAGCCCACGATCGGGTTGCACCCGCACGACATCGCCCGGATGAACACGTTGCTGCAGCGGTTGCGGGACAAGGGGAACACCGTGCTCGTGGTCGAGCACAAGCCGGAGTCGATCGCGATCGCCGACCACGTGGTCGATATCGGCCCGGGCGCCGGGACCGCCGGTGGCGAGATCGTGTTCGAGGGGTCCGTGGCGGGCCTGC
Proteins encoded:
- a CDS encoding ATP-binding cassette domain-containing protein, whose amino-acid sequence is MATSAEPHPADSHDLIRVQGARVNNLKDVHVEIPKRRLTVFTGVSGSGKSSLVFGTIAAESQRMINETYSAFLQGFMPTLNRPEVDLLDGLTTAIIVDQERMGANPRSTVGTATDANAMLRILFSRLGEPHIGSAQAFSFNVASISGAGAVEIERGGEKIRERRDFAIQGGMCARCEGRGSVSDFDLSQLYDETKSLNEGALTIPGYSMDGWYGRIFRGCGFFDPDKPIKDFTTKERDALLHKPPTKIKVDGINITYEGLIPKIQKSMLSKDVEAMQPHIRAFVERTIVFQTCPDCDGTRLNETARSARIDGVNIAEACAMQISDLADWIRTLDKPSAAPLLTGIGETLDSFVEIGLGYLSLDRPAGTLSGGEAQRTKMIRHLGSSLTDVTYVFDEPTIGLHPHDIARMNTLLQRLRDKGNTVLVVEHKPESIAIADHVVDIGPGAGTAGGEIVFEGSVAGLRASSTLTGQHLDDRVSVKDEVRSPSGVIEVRGARAHNLTGVDVDIPTGVLTVITGVAGSGKSSLIHGSVAGREGVVAIDQSAIKGSRRSNPATYTGLLDPIRKAFAKANGVKPALFSANSEGACPACKGAGVIYTELGFMDTVESPCEECEGKRFQPAVLDYTLGGAKEDGGKDISEVLAMSVAQAEEFFGAGAAKVPAAHKILDRMADVGLGYLTLGQPLTTLSGGERQRLKLATHMGAKGGTYILDEPTTGLHLADVEQLLGLLDRLVDSGTSVIVIEHHQAVMAHADWIIDMGPGAGHDGGRVVFEGTPAELVAGKETLTAQHLAEYVGA